GCTCGTCGTCGGCGGGGATGAAGAGGTTCTTTCGCGGGTCGTGCTCCTGCGGGAGGTGAACTTCCTGGCGCCGGTGCCCGCTCCGGGGAGCCCGATCCGCGTCCTGGCGAGGATCCGCTCGCGGCATCCGGACGTGCCGGCGATCCTCGAGCCGGAGGAGCAGGGCCGAAGGCGGGGGGGGATGGCGCGGCTCGTTTTCGACGACCCGGTCCGGGCGGCCGCCCCCGGGCAGGCCGCGGTCTTTTACGATCCCCAGCGCCCGGAGCGCCTCCTTGGAGGGGGTCTGATCCAGGGGAAAGGCAGCTCGGCCGGGGCCGGGGTTGGAGAGCCAGGGGCCACTTGCAGGGCGGGACGCACGGTGTAGGATCGGTATCGGGAGGAGGGTACCGCTCGAAGCGCGAGCTCGTGCAGAGGTGTCCACGGGCGCTCCGGCGTGATAAACTCTCTGGTCGTCCGCGTATGGCCAAGATCACCTCTCCCGCAGCCGTCTCGATCCTGAAAGACATCCGGACCGCTCTCGACGAGAAAGCGGACGAGAAGGCGCGCCCGGCGACGGGCGTCAAGAGCCCTCTCAAGGTGATCGGGGTCCGTGCGAGCGGCGTGAAGGCGGTCGCCCGGGAGGTCGCCGTCCGGCACAAGGCGACGCTCGACTACCCGCTGGCGGTGGACCTCCTCGAGGGCGCTGCCGGGAGGAAGACCCGGGAGGAGATCCTCGTCGCCATCGACCTCCTGGAGCGATTCCGGAAGGACTTCGAGCCGTCGCTCCTCCTCCGGATGGACAAGTGGAGCTCGGTGGCGGACGACCTCGAGGTCGCCGAGGCCCTCGGGGCGCGCATCGCTGCCGGCACCCTCGCGCTCGACCCGTCGAAGATCACCACGGTCCGCAAGTGGGCGCGGCTGCGGAGCGTCGGTCGCAAGCGGCTCGCGCTCCTGGCGGCGTCCGGGCTCGTCAGCGAGGGCCGGCGCGACGCGATGCTCGCGCTCGACCTCTGCGAGATCCTTCTCAACGAGGATCACCCGGTCCTGGTGACCGAGGTGGCCGGGCTGCTGCGGACGACGACAAAGATCGATGCCAAGGCCGTTCAGGACTTCCTGTTCCGCCGATCGATCGACGGTAATCCCGCGATACTCAGAGCCGGGTCCGAGAACCTCGATGCCGCCCGAAGAGCCGCGCTGATCGCCAAGCTCGAGGCGCAGCAGGCGAGCCTCGGGACCCTCGCCGCCGCCGGCCGCTGAATCGGATCGGCGAGGGCGGCCGGAATCCCCGTCGGGAGGAGTTCCGGCACGCTCGAGGTCAGCCCTGTCGCGGGCGGTTCACTTCACGTCGGTTTTCTTGAACCGCTTGAGAATCCAGTCGCGTGCGGCCTCCTTGCCCTTGGCCGCCGCCGCTGCCATTTCCCCCTCCTTCGTCGTTTCCGCGAGGCGAAGCGCCTCGTCCGAGAGGACGATGGCCGGGAGGCCCTTCGTGGCGTCGATGCCGTAGCGCGCGAGCAGCTCGCGATTCGGCGTGCCCGGTGTGACGTCGACGAACACGGGGACGAACTGGGTCAGGAACGCGGTCAGGAACGGCTCCTCGTAGATTGCTTCGTTGACGACGTGGCAGGGGCCACAGTCGTTCGTGCCGAGGTTCACGAACAGGCGGCGCCCCGAGTCCGCCGCGGCCTTGGACGCGGCTTCGATGGAGAGAACTCCCACGCTCGTGGTGTCGTAGATCGGGAGCGTCTCGGGGGCCGGGGCGGGCGGTTCGGCGGGCGCGACGAGCGGCGTCGCGGCGAGGATGACGGCAGCTGCAAGGCGAAGGGTCGGACGCATCGTTTCCTTTCGGCAGAAGGGTCAGTTGGGCCGTACCGGCGTGCCGGAGTCGGGCCGGGGGGGCTCGAAGTCGACGCGGATCGGGCCGAAGTTCTTCTCGTAGATGGCGATGTTCTGCGCCAGCGCGTTCAGGAGCTGCTTGGCGTGGACGGGAGTCGTCAGGATGCGCGAGAGGATCCGGACGTCGGACCGTCCGGGAACGGCCCGGGCGAAGTCGAACATGAACTCCGCGGGGTTGTGGATGATGTTGACGAAGTTCGCGTAGATGCCACTCGCGACGGCGTCGTCCATCGAGAACTGCAGGCCGGGGGGAGGAGATCCTTCTGTTTTCGGCGGCGCTTCAGCCATTGAGACACCTCACTCTGCGTACCCGGCAAGGGGCCGCAAGAAGGGTGCCATTCTAGTCGGAGTCGGCGCGTGGCCCAGGGCCTTTCGGGTCCGATTCCGGCGAACGTAAGATCCCGGCATGCTCCGATTCCCGCGGTTCGCCGCAACGACCCTGGTCGTCGTTTCCCTCTTCTTCGCCTCGCGGGTGCCGGCCGCCGACGATTCCTCCGCGCTCGCCTCCTTCGACGCCGCCTGGAGTCGCCGGGCGGAGGGAGCCGTCGGGGGCACCGCCCGGGAGGGTTCGGTCGAGCCGCTTCTGGCGGCGGGCCGGAGCGCGGTCGCCGCGAATCCGGCCTCTCTCCCGGCACGATGGCGCCTGATGCGCGCTCTCTACTTCGAGGGAGAGCACGCGACGACCGGGAACACGGCGAAGAAGGACGTTTTCGAAGAGGGGAAGAGACTCGGAGAAGAGACCCTCGACCTCATCCGGAGGGAGGCGGGCGTCGCCGCCGGGAGAAACCTCTCCGGGGCGACGCCCGTCGAGCTGGTCCCGCACGTGAAGGGCCGGCCGGAGGTGGTGCCCTGCTTCCTCTGGGCCTCCGTGAACTGGGGCAAATGGGCGCTCGTGTTCGGCAAGACGGCGGCCGCCCGGCAAGGGGCGGCCGCGAAGATCCGGGACTACGCGACGGCCGTCGTCCGGCTCGATCCCTCGTTCGACGAAGCCGGGGGGTATCGCGTCCTCGGCCGGCTCCACCACCAGACCCCGTCCATCCCATTCATCACGGGATGGGCCTCGCGCACCGAGGCCCTGAAGAACCTCCGT
The genomic region above belongs to Holophagales bacterium and contains:
- a CDS encoding DNA alkylation repair protein encodes the protein MAKITSPAAVSILKDIRTALDEKADEKARPATGVKSPLKVIGVRASGVKAVAREVAVRHKATLDYPLAVDLLEGAAGRKTREEILVAIDLLERFRKDFEPSLLLRMDKWSSVADDLEVAEALGARIAAGTLALDPSKITTVRKWARLRSVGRKRLALLAASGLVSEGRRDAMLALDLCEILLNEDHPVLVTEVAGLLRTTTKIDAKAVQDFLFRRSIDGNPAILRAGSENLDAARRAALIAKLEAQQASLGTLAAAGR
- a CDS encoding thioredoxin family protein is translated as MRPTLRLAAAVILAATPLVAPAEPPAPAPETLPIYDTTSVGVLSIEAASKAAADSGRRLFVNLGTNDCGPCHVVNEAIYEEPFLTAFLTQFVPVFVDVTPGTPNRELLARYGIDATKGLPAIVLSDEALRLAETTKEGEMAAAAAKGKEAARDWILKRFKKTDVK
- a CDS encoding DUF3467 domain-containing protein encodes the protein MAEAPPKTEGSPPPGLQFSMDDAVASGIYANFVNIIHNPAEFMFDFARAVPGRSDVRILSRILTTPVHAKQLLNALAQNIAIYEKNFGPIRVDFEPPRPDSGTPVRPN